One genomic region from Deltaproteobacteria bacterium encodes:
- a CDS encoding nitroreductase family deazaflavin-dependent oxidoreductase yields the protein MHIPRFMRNVNRVLTNPILGTVAWLVPPLAVVHHVGRKTGRLYRTPVVAFRSDAGFVIPMTYGRDVDWARNIIRANCCELERRGHRVVLLNPRIVGFDRARRRLPATLRPFFRAVDFPGYVLLDG from the coding sequence ATGCACATCCCGCGCTTCATGCGGAACGTGAATCGGGTGTTGACCAATCCCATCCTGGGGACGGTCGCCTGGCTCGTCCCGCCGCTGGCCGTGGTGCACCACGTCGGACGGAAGACCGGCCGCCTCTACCGCACGCCCGTGGTCGCGTTTCGGAGCGACGCGGGCTTCGTGATCCCGATGACCTACGGTCGCGACGTGGACTGGGCGCGGAACATCATTCGCGCCAACTGCTGCGAGCTGGAGCGCAGGGGACACCGGGTCGTGTTGCTAAACCCGCGCATCGTCGGGTTCGACCGCGCCAGGCGGCGCCTTCCCGCCACGCTGCGTCCGTTCTTCCGTGCCGTGGACTTCCCCGGCTACGTCCTGCTCGACGGCTGA
- a CDS encoding transcriptional regulator encodes MRRWLAAAPHTAHELSALVHLPEKEVVPHLEHLARSLRGAGKRLEIEPARCRDCGYVFRDRRRLGRPSACPRCRSQHLSAPVFRVAGKVPT; translated from the coding sequence ATCCGCCGGTGGCTCGCCGCCGCGCCCCATACTGCGCACGAGCTGTCCGCGCTCGTGCACCTGCCGGAGAAGGAGGTCGTCCCGCATCTCGAGCACCTCGCCCGCTCGCTGCGCGGAGCCGGAAAACGGCTCGAGATCGAGCCGGCGCGGTGCCGCGACTGCGGGTACGTCTTCCGCGATCGACGCCGGCTCGGCCGCCCGAGCGCCTGCCCCAGGTGCCGGAGCCAGCATCTCAGCGCGCCCGTGTTTCGCGTGGC